In one Butyrivibrio proteoclasticus B316 genomic region, the following are encoded:
- a CDS encoding ABC transporter substrate-binding protein, producing MKKYNRVIALLAATSMTATLMAGCGKTEAPAQTDTPAQTTETTEAAATETTEAAATEEADANLPSLVGVEPDTRLAADAYSELWDVDSYQTESSEVYNRILGEFNEEYQKALATDNIAERYALMGVAEAKLLGSGVFIPLSTRGGNYALRRHIPGSVTNTLWGNDDMRFHNVLATTDFVSADDYIELKSKLNDLRGTGTYQAEAKKYLEEKGYTLTDTFNYPNTSDPKTWDVLATSRAADSEKLVNLYDGLLEYDVENVQQPALAESYEESEDGLTYTFKIREGVKWVDSQGREVADLTADDFVAGMQHMMDAMGGLEYLVQGVIVGADAYINGESTDFSTVGVKAIDDYTLEYTLEQKTPYFLTMLSYGVFAPLSRTYYEGQGGQFGQGTGSGNYGTDPDHIAYCGPFLVTSFTENNSIVMKANPSYWNKDNQNIKTLNWVFEDGTDVTKAYNDCVAGTITSVGLNTSTIESAKADGNFDKYAVVTDTDATTFCGFLNTNRKGFANFNDATVTKSEKTVWDGQRTAIAMQNHNFRLAVVTSLDRASYNAQREGEDLKLNNLRNSYTPGTFVTLPEEVTIDINGTATTFAEGTYFGEIVQAQLDADGIQVKAWDAEAADGVGSSDGYDGWYNPTYAKENLAKAVEELAKQGVEVSKENPIQIDLPYFSGSEVYTNRANVLKQSVETSLDGMVVVNLISCESQDDWLYAGYYPEYGYEMNADMMDVSGWGPDYGDPQTYLDTMLPDYAGYMVKSLGVF from the coding sequence ATGAAGAAGTACAACAGAGTAATCGCTTTACTTGCTGCTACATCTATGACAGCTACACTTATGGCTGGATGCGGCAAGACAGAAGCTCCTGCACAGACAGATACACCTGCGCAGACAACAGAAACAACAGAAGCTGCTGCAACTGAGACAACAGAAGCTGCTGCAACTGAGGAAGCTGATGCAAACCTTCCATCTCTTGTAGGCGTTGAGCCAGACACACGTCTTGCTGCTGATGCTTATTCAGAGCTTTGGGATGTTGACAGCTACCAGACAGAATCATCAGAGGTTTATAACAGAATTCTTGGCGAGTTCAATGAAGAGTATCAGAAGGCTCTTGCAACAGACAATATCGCTGAGCGTTATGCTCTTATGGGTGTTGCAGAAGCTAAGCTTCTTGGCTCAGGCGTATTTATTCCACTTTCAACACGTGGTGGTAACTATGCACTCAGACGTCACATTCCAGGATCAGTAACAAATACTCTTTGGGGCAACGATGATATGCGTTTCCACAATGTACTTGCTACTACAGATTTCGTTTCAGCTGATGATTACATTGAGCTGAAGAGCAAACTGAATGACCTTAGAGGAACAGGTACATATCAGGCAGAAGCTAAGAAGTACCTTGAAGAGAAAGGTTATACACTTACAGATACCTTTAACTATCCTAATACAAGTGATCCTAAGACTTGGGACGTTCTTGCTACATCAAGAGCAGCTGATTCTGAGAAGCTTGTAAACCTCTATGACGGACTTTTAGAGTATGACGTAGAGAACGTTCAGCAGCCTGCACTTGCAGAGAGCTATGAAGAGTCAGAGGATGGACTTACATACACATTCAAGATTCGTGAAGGTGTTAAGTGGGTTGATTCACAGGGTAGAGAAGTAGCTGATCTTACAGCTGATGACTTTGTAGCTGGTATGCAGCACATGATGGACGCTATGGGTGGTCTTGAGTACCTCGTTCAGGGCGTTATCGTTGGAGCTGATGCATATATCAACGGCGAGTCAACTGATTTCTCAACAGTTGGTGTTAAGGCAATTGATGATTACACACTTGAGTACACACTTGAGCAGAAGACACCTTACTTCCTTACAATGCTCAGCTATGGCGTATTCGCACCTCTTTCAAGAACATACTATGAAGGACAGGGCGGACAGTTTGGCCAGGGAACAGGTTCTGGTAACTATGGTACAGATCCTGACCACATCGCATACTGCGGACCATTCCTTGTAACAAGCTTTACAGAGAATAACTCAATCGTTATGAAGGCTAACCCTTCATACTGGAACAAAGATAACCAGAACATCAAGACTCTTAACTGGGTATTTGAGGATGGTACAGACGTAACTAAGGCATACAATGACTGTGTTGCCGGAACAATTACTTCTGTAGGACTTAACACTTCAACAATCGAGTCTGCTAAGGCTGATGGTAACTTTGATAAATATGCAGTTGTAACAGATACAGATGCTACAACATTCTGCGGATTCCTTAATACAAACCGTAAGGGATTTGCAAACTTCAACGATGCTACAGTAACTAAGTCTGAGAAGACTGTATGGGACGGACAGAGAACAGCTATCGCTATGCAGAACCATAACTTCAGACTTGCAGTTGTAACTTCACTTGACAGAGCTTCTTACAATGCTCAGAGAGAGGGTGAGGATCTCAAGCTTAATAACCTTAGAAACTCTTACACTCCTGGTACATTCGTAACACTTCCTGAGGAAGTTACAATTGATATTAACGGAACAGCAACAACATTTGCTGAGGGAACATACTTCGGTGAGATCGTACAGGCTCAGCTTGATGCTGATGGAATCCAGGTTAAGGCTTGGGATGCAGAGGCTGCTGATGGTGTTGGATCATCTGACGGATATGACGGATGGTACAATCCTACATATGCTAAGGAAAATCTTGCTAAGGCTGTAGAAGAGCTTGCTAAGCAGGGCGTAGAAGTTTCTAAGGAGAATCCAATCCAGATCGACCTTCCTTACTTCTCAGGTTCTGAGGTTTATACAAACAGAGCAAACGTTCTTAAGCAGTCTGTCGAGACATCTCTTGATGGAATGGTAGTAGTTAACCTTATTTCTTGCGAATCTCAGGATGACTGGCTCTATGCTGGTTACTATCCAGAGTATGGCTATGAGATGAACGCTGATATGATGGACGTTTCCGGATGGGGCCCTGACTATGGTGATCCTCAGACATATCTTGACACAATGCTTCCTGATTATGCAGGATACATGGTTAAGAGCCTTGGAGTATTCTAA
- a CDS encoding ABC transporter permease, producing the protein MTKYVLKRLLHGIISSFIVVAIVMIMIYTMLDRNLIFAQDNVFKNYGNNEKTAYMYRKWEEYGYLDLLTYQDYLIMLQEQGELDEETRVKAASIGKKPENDSELTAEYVQKFQEYCDANGYTVTRCNAIMVSPKKYANGGAQQLFASKDYPITHRLITYITGLFTVDNVHFVDEDIDIGERKLTFTLHDPVYGGDKFAPAVIGNGTYHKYLIYTDNKFPFIHQNLLTLNLGKSYAVNAGIDVFDTMTKRQGSYVMQTTTFPTGLTEESADDLHTAVFAYGSRETNKVNADRFTDDYTSVNTIKNGKSKMGYSFSIGIVSVLLMYLIGIPLGILMARHKDKFVDKLGTGYIMFITAVPSLAYIFLFKAIGGKLGFPTTFDIESTSRLVYVLPIISLALRPIADTMKWLRRYMIDQMNSDYVKFARSGGLTEGEIFRKHILKNASIPIVHGIPAGILGAVVGAIITERVYVVPGAGNLLTVAINQYDNGVIVGVTLFYALLSVVSMISGDVLISVVDPRINYSGKAR; encoded by the coding sequence ATGACTAAGTATGTATTGAAAAGACTATTGCATGGAATAATTTCATCATTCATTGTTGTTGCTATTGTAATGATAATGATCTATACCATGCTGGACAGAAACCTGATCTTTGCTCAGGATAATGTCTTCAAGAACTATGGCAATAACGAGAAGACTGCCTATATGTACAGAAAGTGGGAGGAGTATGGGTATTTGGATCTTCTCACATATCAGGATTATTTGATCATGCTCCAGGAACAGGGAGAATTAGACGAGGAGACCAGAGTTAAGGCTGCCTCAATTGGTAAGAAGCCTGAGAATGATAGTGAACTTACAGCTGAGTATGTTCAGAAGTTTCAGGAATACTGTGATGCTAATGGATACACTGTAACCAGATGTAATGCCATTATGGTATCACCTAAGAAATACGCTAACGGTGGAGCACAGCAGCTTTTTGCGTCCAAGGATTATCCTATCACGCACAGACTGATTACATATATTACAGGTTTATTTACTGTTGATAATGTTCATTTCGTTGATGAAGATATAGATATAGGAGAGAGAAAGCTCACATTTACTCTTCATGATCCAGTATATGGAGGAGATAAGTTTGCTCCTGCAGTTATAGGAAATGGAACTTATCACAAATATCTTATTTATACAGACAATAAGTTCCCATTCATACATCAGAACCTTTTGACACTTAATCTTGGTAAGTCGTATGCGGTTAATGCCGGCATTGATGTATTTGACACTATGACCAAGAGACAGGGTTCATATGTAATGCAGACAACTACATTCCCTACCGGTCTTACAGAGGAATCTGCAGATGACCTTCATACTGCTGTTTTCGCATATGGTTCAAGAGAAACTAACAAGGTTAATGCTGATAGATTTACTGATGATTATACAAGCGTTAATACAATTAAGAATGGTAAGTCCAAGATGGGATATTCATTCTCAATCGGTATCGTTTCAGTTCTTCTTATGTACCTGATTGGTATTCCTCTTGGTATCTTGATGGCAAGACATAAAGATAAGTTTGTAGATAAGCTTGGAACCGGATATATCATGTTTATTACAGCGGTTCCTTCACTGGCCTATATTTTCCTGTTTAAAGCTATCGGCGGAAAACTTGGATTCCCTACTACATTTGATATCGAATCCACAAGCAGACTTGTATATGTACTTCCTATAATTTCACTTGCACTCAGACCTATTGCAGATACTATGAAGTGGCTTCGTAGATACATGATCGATCAGATGAACTCTGATTATGTTAAGTTCGCAAGGTCAGGAGGCCTTACAGAAGGCGAGATTTTCAGAAAACATATTCTTAAGAATGCTTCAATTCCGATTGTTCATGGAATACCTGCAGGTATCCTTGGAGCAGTTGTAGGAGCTATTATTACAGAGCGTGTATACGTAGTTCCAGGTGCTGGTAACCTTCTTACTGTTGCTATCAACCAGTATGATAATGGTGTTATTGTTGGTGTAACATTGTTCTATGCACTTCTTTCTGTAGTTAGTATGATTTCTGGTGACGTACTTATTTCTGTTGTTGATCCTAGAATCAACTATTCAGGAAAAGCCAGGTAA
- a CDS encoding ABC transporter permease, whose product MENKDLFTVEGMTDEELFSLVDHNSLDSEKITAPRYSYWKSVFRVFFRNKVNIVILSILAFVLLFAYIYPSVIEYDRFGNLMDSTAKHLMPGAAMKKFGYNIHWILGAGASGQSTFDAIWTGSRISISLAFVCAAINLTVGVFVGAIWGFSKKIDIFMVEVYNIVGNVPQILLISVLVLILSPSFWSMVFALTITGWLFIAYFIRTQVIIIRDREYNLASKCLGTPLTRIATRNILPFMTSVIVTLLAVEIPSYIGYEVFLAYIGMGMSDMSLGRLIYEAESAMVTPGWQFEFWSPVVIASIITVALYVTGQNLGDASDPRTHM is encoded by the coding sequence ATGGAAAATAAAGATTTATTTACAGTAGAAGGAATGACCGATGAAGAGCTCTTTTCTCTGGTAGACCATAACAGCCTTGATTCAGAGAAGATTACGGCTCCAAGATATTCATATTGGAAGTCAGTATTCAGAGTGTTCTTTAGAAATAAAGTTAACATTGTTATTCTTTCAATACTTGCTTTTGTATTATTGTTTGCATATATTTATCCTTCAGTTATCGAATATGACAGATTCGGTAATCTTATGGATTCTACAGCTAAGCACCTGATGCCGGGGGCTGCTATGAAGAAGTTTGGTTACAACATACACTGGATTCTTGGTGCCGGTGCATCAGGACAGTCAACATTTGATGCCATCTGGACAGGTTCAAGAATTTCTATTTCACTTGCCTTTGTCTGTGCAGCGATCAACCTTACTGTTGGTGTATTTGTAGGAGCTATTTGGGGATTTTCCAAGAAAATTGATATCTTTATGGTAGAGGTTTACAACATCGTTGGTAACGTTCCTCAGATTCTTCTTATATCAGTACTTGTACTTATTCTTTCACCAAGCTTTTGGTCAATGGTATTTGCACTGACTATTACAGGATGGCTTTTCATTGCTTACTTTATCAGAACACAGGTTATTATTATCAGAGACAGAGAGTACAACCTTGCAAGTAAATGTCTTGGAACACCACTTACCAGAATTGCTACCAGAAACATTCTGCCTTTCATGACATCAGTTATAGTTACACTGCTTGCAGTTGAGATTCCATCATATATCGGATATGAGGTTTTCCTTGCTTATATCGGAATGGGTATGTCTGATATGTCTCTTGGACGACTTATCTATGAAGCTGAGAGTGCTATGGTAACTCCTGGTTGGCAGTTTGAGTTCTGGAGTCCTGTAGTTATTGCTTCAATCATTACAGTTGCTCTTTATGTAACAGGACAGAATTTGGGTGACGCATCTGACCCTAGAACACATATGTAA